The DNA region GGCGAGGAACTCGCCCAGGTCGCGAATATGGGGGTGGCCGAGCTTTCGGCCGCCATCGACGCCGCCCATGCCGCGCAAAAGCCCTGGGCCGCGCGCACCGGCAAGGATCGCGCCGCGATCCTGCGCCGCTGGCATGACCTGATCCTCGCCAATGTCGAGGACCTGGCGCAGATCCTGACCGCCGAGATGGGCAAGCCGCTGGCCGAGGCCAAGGGCGAGATCGCCTATGGCGCGGCCTATGTCGAATGGTTCGCCGAAGAGGCCAAGCGCGTCTATGGCGACACCATTCCGGGCCACATGCCGGACAAGCGCATCATCGTGCTGAAGCAGCCGGTCGGCGTCGTCGGTGCGATCACGCCCTGGAACTTCCCCAATGCCATGCTGGCACGCAAGATCGCCCCGGCTCTCGCGGCGGGCTGCACCATGGTCGCGCGCCCCTCGGAACTGACGCCGCTTTCGGCGCTGGCTCTGGGCGTTCTGGCCGAGCGCGCGGGCATCCCGGCAGGGGTCCTGAACATCGTTCCGGGTCTTGATGCGGCGGGCATGGGCGCCGAGCTTTGCGCCAACCCCAAGGTCGCCAAGATCTCGTTCACCGGCTCGACCCGCGTGGGCAAGATCCTGATGCGCCAGGGCGCCGAGACGATCAAGAAGCTGTCGCTGGAGCTCGGCGGCAACGCGCCCTTCATCGTCTTCGACGATGCCGATATCGATGCGGCGGTCGAGGGCGCGATGGTCGCCAAGTTCCGCAACAACGGGCAGACCTGCGTCTGCGCGAACCGCATCTACGTCCAGTCGGGCGTTTACGATGCCTTCGCCGAGAAACTCGCGGCCCGCGTCGCGGCGATGTCGGTCGGCAATGGCCTGACCGATCCAGTTCAGGTCGGCCCGTTGATCAACACCGCCGCTCTGGCCAAGGTCGAGGATCACATCGCCGACGCCCTTGCCCATGGCGCGACCGTCGCCACCGGCGGCGCGCGGCACGAGCTGGGCGGGACTTTCTTCCACCCGACCGTGCTGACCGGCATGACCCCCGAGATGAAGATCAGCCGTGAGGAGACCTTCGGTCCCGTCGCCCCGATCTACCGCTTCGAGACCGAGGACAAGGCGATCGCTCTGGCCAATGCCAGCGAATTCGGCCTCGCGGGCTATTTCTACGCCCGCGACCTGAGCCGCGTCTGGCGGGTGGCCGAGGCGCTCGAGACCGGCATGGTCGGCGTCAATACCGGCCTGATCTCGACCGAGGTCGCGCCCTTCGGCGGCATCAAGCAATCGGGCCTCGGCCGCGAGGGCAGCCATTACGGTCTCGATGACTATCTCGAGATCAAGTACATGTGCCTGTCGGTCTGACACGAAAACGCCGCCCTGCCGAGTTCGCTCGGCGGGGCGAGCCGGTCGCACGCTAACCCGCGACTGGCGTCCAGATCACCTCGTCGATCCTTGGCGCTCCGGTCGCCAACATGACGAGCCGGTCAAATCCAAGCGCGCAGCCTGATGCCGGCGGCATGAAGGCCAAGGAAGCCAGGAAATCCTCGTCCAGCGGATAGCGCTCACCATAGACGCGCTGCTTCTCGTCCATTTCCAGAAGGAAG from Paracoccus sp. MBLB3053 includes:
- a CDS encoding NAD-dependent succinate-semialdehyde dehydrogenase, with the protein product MLDDKHILDLKDPSLLTGSAYINGARFKGDKVFAVTNPATGEELAQVANMGVAELSAAIDAAHAAQKPWAARTGKDRAAILRRWHDLILANVEDLAQILTAEMGKPLAEAKGEIAYGAAYVEWFAEEAKRVYGDTIPGHMPDKRIIVLKQPVGVVGAITPWNFPNAMLARKIAPALAAGCTMVARPSELTPLSALALGVLAERAGIPAGVLNIVPGLDAAGMGAELCANPKVAKISFTGSTRVGKILMRQGAETIKKLSLELGGNAPFIVFDDADIDAAVEGAMVAKFRNNGQTCVCANRIYVQSGVYDAFAEKLAARVAAMSVGNGLTDPVQVGPLINTAALAKVEDHIADALAHGATVATGGARHELGGTFFHPTVLTGMTPEMKISREETFGPVAPIYRFETEDKAIALANASEFGLAGYFYARDLSRVWRVAEALETGMVGVNTGLISTEVAPFGGIKQSGLGREGSHYGLDDYLEIKYMCLSV